The Xylanibacillus composti genome includes a window with the following:
- a CDS encoding DUF92 domain-containing protein yields the protein MQEWLQEPAVRLLAGLLGSGTVTWAAWRKQSLSGSGALAAIGVGTITVAAGGAAWFSLVLAFFISSSLLTRWKQANKAAAETAYAKGGRRDAGQVLANGGIAAGMCALTLISGLDSGMLYAGFAGALAAATADTWATEIGGLSRRKPIHILTGKRVPAGTSGGITLLGCAAAIGGALLIAVSAALLSDTGGIGMLLTIVAAGAAGAAVDSVVGAVWQRMYRCGSCGRIVERSEHCGQPTKPVRGLSWMNNDAVNGLCTAAGACAGIILHVWQQGSI from the coding sequence ATGCAGGAATGGCTGCAGGAACCGGCTGTGCGTCTGCTGGCTGGATTGCTCGGAAGCGGAACGGTCACATGGGCTGCCTGGCGCAAACAAAGCCTGTCTGGTTCGGGGGCTCTGGCGGCCATCGGGGTAGGGACGATAACCGTTGCAGCGGGAGGGGCGGCATGGTTCAGTCTGGTTCTGGCCTTTTTCATCAGTTCCTCTCTCCTGACGCGTTGGAAGCAGGCGAACAAAGCGGCGGCGGAAACGGCTTACGCCAAGGGCGGGCGCCGGGATGCGGGCCAGGTGCTCGCCAACGGTGGGATAGCTGCGGGCATGTGCGCCTTGACGCTGATCTCCGGATTGGACAGCGGTATGCTGTATGCCGGATTTGCAGGAGCGCTGGCAGCGGCGACAGCCGATACTTGGGCGACAGAGATCGGCGGGTTGAGCCGCAGGAAGCCGATCCATATTTTGACCGGCAAGCGAGTTCCTGCCGGCACATCTGGCGGGATTACGCTGCTAGGCTGTGCGGCTGCCATTGGAGGCGCGCTGTTGATAGCGGTGTCGGCGGCGCTTCTCAGCGATACGGGCGGAATCGGCATGCTGCTGACTATCGTCGCAGCGGGTGCAGCAGGAGCGGCTGTAGATTCTGTCGTCGGAGCAGTGTGGCAGCGCATGTACCGCTGCGGGAGCTGCGGCAGAATCGTGGAGAGAAGCGAGCACTGCGGCCAGCCGACCAAGCCTGTGCGAGGCTTGAGCTGGATGAACAATGACGCCGTGAACGGCTTGTGTACGGCTGCAGGTGCCTGTGCAGGGATCATCCTGCATGTATGGCAACAGGGAAGCATATGA
- a CDS encoding M42 family metallopeptidase encodes MHDQTLELFRTLTEWPAAPGFERELRQYVAKRLAAVSDEVVYDRIGGVFGVRRGDPNGPRIMVAGHLDEVGFMVTAVTDNGMLKFQTLGGWWNQTLLAQRVQVVTTKGALPGVIASIPPHLLKDSQRNAPLEVEQMLIDIGADSREEAEQMGVRPGVQVVPVCPFTPLAGGKKIMAKAWDNRYGVGLAIELLEALQQEQAELPNVLYAGATVQEELGLRGAEPAARLIEPDLAFVLDASPANDMSGDRKAFGQLGAGALLRIMDRTMVTRGEMIDFVRDTAETHRIPYQYYVSPGGTDAGRIHLSGIGVPTAVIGICARYIHTAASIIHVDDYAAAKELLLRLVKAADRSTLSTIIGEISE; translated from the coding sequence ATGCATGATCAGACGCTAGAGCTGTTTCGCACGTTGACAGAATGGCCGGCTGCGCCGGGTTTCGAACGGGAGCTTCGGCAATATGTGGCCAAGCGGCTGGCCGCCGTATCCGATGAAGTTGTCTATGATCGCATTGGCGGTGTTTTCGGTGTCCGGCGCGGAGATCCGAATGGTCCTCGCATTATGGTTGCCGGACATCTCGATGAGGTCGGCTTTATGGTGACCGCTGTGACGGACAATGGCATGTTGAAGTTTCAGACCCTGGGCGGGTGGTGGAATCAGACGCTGCTGGCTCAGCGCGTGCAAGTGGTGACAACGAAGGGAGCTTTGCCGGGCGTCATTGCTTCGATTCCGCCGCATTTGCTCAAGGACAGTCAGCGCAATGCGCCGTTGGAAGTCGAGCAGATGCTGATTGACATCGGCGCAGACAGCCGTGAGGAGGCCGAGCAGATGGGGGTGCGTCCCGGTGTTCAGGTCGTCCCCGTTTGTCCGTTTACGCCGCTTGCCGGAGGCAAGAAAATCATGGCGAAGGCGTGGGACAACCGCTATGGAGTCGGACTGGCAATCGAACTGTTGGAGGCTCTTCAGCAAGAGCAGGCAGAACTGCCGAACGTGCTCTACGCGGGGGCCACGGTGCAAGAGGAGCTTGGCCTGCGCGGGGCAGAGCCGGCAGCCCGGCTGATTGAGCCGGATTTGGCCTTTGTTCTGGATGCCAGCCCTGCCAATGACATGAGCGGAGACAGGAAGGCTTTCGGTCAGCTTGGCGCGGGCGCATTGCTGCGGATTATGGATCGGACGATGGTGACGCGCGGAGAAATGATCGATTTCGTGCGCGATACAGCCGAAACACACCGGATACCTTACCAGTACTACGTCTCGCCGGGCGGTACGGACGCCGGCCGTATTCATCTTAGCGGAATTGGCGTGCCTACGGCTGTCATCGGCATATGCGCGCGCTATATTCATACAGCCGCATCGATTATCCATGTCGATGATTACGCGGCAGCCAAAGAGCTGCTGCTTCGCCTCGTAAAGGCAGCGGACCGCAGCACCTTGTCTACGATAATAGGGGAAATAAGCGAGTAA
- a CDS encoding guanylate kinase: MYQLKEKEMIFVFTGPDGSGRKTVADMVGSTLGINKVLSYTTRAKRPAETDGQDYHFISEDEFKRALANDEFIEAVEIDGVHYGIKDKDIEEMFRDNDFIYLILNAEGARMLKQRYGEKVTRLFIYVDRDIIIERQKELGVSDEVLDQHFKHYDEDMAYMPECKHAFENMDLAHTVFAVTNVLEQYMSRDLLEKD, translated from the coding sequence ATGTATCAATTAAAGGAAAAGGAAATGATTTTCGTCTTTACCGGTCCCGACGGCTCCGGCCGCAAGACAGTTGCAGATATGGTTGGTTCTACATTGGGCATTAACAAAGTGCTGTCTTACACGACGCGTGCGAAGCGTCCAGCGGAAACGGACGGGCAAGACTATCATTTTATTTCGGAAGATGAATTTAAGCGAGCGCTTGCCAACGATGAGTTCATTGAGGCTGTTGAGATTGACGGTGTTCATTACGGCATCAAGGACAAGGACATAGAAGAAATGTTCCGGGACAATGATTTTATATACCTGATCCTTAACGCAGAAGGCGCTCGCATGCTGAAACAGCGCTATGGCGAAAAGGTCACGAGATTGTTCATTTATGTCGATCGGGATATCATCATCGAGCGCCAGAAGGAATTGGGCGTCAGCGATGAGGTGCTCGACCAGCATTTCAAGCATTATGACGAGGATATGGCCTATATGCCGGAGTGCAAGCATGCCTTCGAGAATATGGATCTGGCCCACACCGTTTTTGCTGTGACCAATGTGCTGGAGCAGTACATGAGTCGCGATTTGCTGGAGAAGGACTAA
- a CDS encoding undecaprenyl-diphosphate phosphatase, which produces MEELLLIIKYAVMGVVQGFTEPIPISSSGHVVIIKHLFGIEVEGLSFEVFVNFASLLAVLIIYRKDIVQMVAGVVRFVRTRDADSRKEFNFFMYLVLATIPAGVIGVLLGDVISNSLSGIHVIGFALLVTSVALWAIRNLRGRRQDADLSVRDAIIVGLGQAVALIPGISRSGATIVAAMALGMKQETALKFSFFLYIPISLGGMVLEAPTLAEDLRMNSNLIVPYILAFFTSLIASYYSLRWFMGIMARGNLKYFAMYCLVAGLAVIFFL; this is translated from the coding sequence ATGGAAGAGCTGCTGCTCATTATCAAATATGCGGTTATGGGGGTTGTCCAAGGCTTTACTGAGCCTATTCCCATTTCCTCAAGCGGACATGTCGTCATTATCAAGCATTTATTCGGGATTGAGGTTGAAGGATTGAGCTTCGAGGTATTTGTCAATTTTGCCTCATTGTTGGCCGTTCTGATTATATACAGAAAAGACATTGTTCAGATGGTCGCCGGGGTTGTCCGATTTGTGCGCACGCGCGATGCGGACAGCCGCAAGGAATTTAATTTCTTTATGTATTTAGTACTGGCTACTATTCCCGCTGGCGTTATCGGCGTACTCTTAGGCGATGTGATTAGCAATTCGTTATCCGGCATCCATGTGATCGGGTTCGCCCTTCTCGTGACGAGCGTCGCGTTGTGGGCTATCCGCAACCTGCGGGGGCGCAGGCAGGACGCAGACTTGTCTGTGCGGGATGCGATCATCGTCGGGCTGGGACAAGCTGTAGCGCTTATTCCGGGCATCAGCCGGTCCGGGGCTACCATTGTGGCGGCGATGGCATTGGGTATGAAGCAGGAAACAGCATTGAAATTTTCCTTTTTTCTCTACATCCCGATCAGCCTTGGGGGCATGGTGCTGGAGGCTCCGACACTGGCGGAGGATTTGCGGATGAATAGCAATCTGATCGTTCCGTACATCCTGGCATTCTTCACTTCGCTTATCGCCTCCTACTATTCGCTTAGGTGGTTTATGGGCATTATGGCTCGCGGCAATCTGAAATATTTCGCCATGTACTGTCTCGTTGCGGGATTGGCGGTCATCTTTTTCCTGTAG
- a CDS encoding rhamnogalacturonan lyase family protein: MNCWERKICYNINENACRAGAELWASNGVGLLTVTGQLISNTIPNSINFGIWWDVKLLRELLDHTGGTGKIDKWNYDNGGSNQTLAYRRP; encoded by the coding sequence ATGAATTGTTGGGAAAGGAAGATTTGCTACAATATAAATGAAAACGCTTGCAGAGCGGGGGCGGAGCTTTGGGCGTCAAACGGGGTCGGCTTGCTCACCGTGACCGGACAACTAATCAGCAACACGATTCCGAATTCGATCAACTTTGGCATTTGGTGGGACGTCAAGTTGCTGCGGGAGCTTCTGGATCATACGGGAGGCACCGGGAAGATCGACAAGTGGAATTATGATAACGGCGGCAGCAATCAAACGTTGGCATATCGTCGCCCATAA
- a CDS encoding RICIN domain-containing protein, whose amino-acid sequence MITAAAIKRWHIVAHNDGTYKLISQHSGKALDVTDHGTANGTNVPNLERQWASGPEVDIDQAVRLCQV is encoded by the coding sequence ATGATAACGGCGGCAGCAATCAAACGTTGGCATATCGTCGCCCATAACGACGGCACTTACAAGTTGATTAGCCAGCACAGCGGCAAAGCGCTCGATGTAACGGATCATGGGACGGCTAACGGCACCAATGTGCCAAATCTGGAGCGACAATGGGCTTCCGGCCCAGAAGTGGACATTGATCAAGCAGTAAGGTTGTGTCAAGTATAA
- a CDS encoding TerC family protein, with protein MDLFSAEFWAALGSIIVIDLVLAGDNAIVIGMASRKLPSHQQKRAIVWGTVGAIGIRAAFTLVAVWLLKIPGLLLAGGVLLVWIAYNLLSDKKKHDNVKAGVTLGAAIRTIIIADAVMGIDNVLAVAGAAHGHFMLVVIGLLISVPIIVFGSTLILRLMERFPVIIYIGTGVLALTAGKMITEEPLIHGLFEAPVVKWSFIIALIAAVIWIGYRAKHKEHQAVA; from the coding sequence ATGGATTTATTCTCGGCGGAATTTTGGGCGGCGCTCGGTTCCATTATCGTAATCGATCTTGTTCTGGCCGGAGACAACGCTATTGTCATCGGCATGGCGTCACGGAAGCTGCCGAGTCATCAGCAGAAAAGGGCCATTGTATGGGGAACAGTTGGCGCCATCGGGATCCGGGCAGCGTTCACCTTGGTAGCCGTATGGCTGTTGAAAATTCCGGGACTTCTGCTGGCAGGCGGGGTTCTTCTCGTCTGGATCGCTTATAACTTATTGTCCGACAAGAAGAAGCATGACAACGTAAAAGCGGGGGTAACGCTCGGGGCGGCAATTCGGACCATCATCATTGCTGATGCGGTGATGGGGATCGACAACGTCCTGGCTGTCGCAGGCGCCGCACACGGACATTTCATGCTAGTGGTCATCGGGCTGTTGATCAGTGTGCCGATTATCGTATTTGGAAGCACCTTGATCCTGAGACTGATGGAGCGCTTTCCGGTTATCATATATATTGGGACCGGGGTGCTTGCGCTGACTGCAGGCAAAATGATTACCGAAGAACCGCTGATTCATGGTCTATTCGAAGCGCCGGTTGTGAAATGGTCCTTTATTATCGCTCTCATCGCTGCGGTTATTTGGATTGGATACCGTGCGAAGCATAAGGAACATCAAGCGGTTGCATGA
- the tatC gene encoding twin-arginine translocase subunit TatC gives MQQTEMNVVSHLAELRSRLIRTLVAFLVAFCASFLYVKDLYRWLVRGLEDKLAILGPTDIIWVYLLIAGVFAIAATIPVAAYQTWRFVKPALTREEQRSTLAYVPVLTLLFLIGLCFGYFILFPMVLEFLERMSGEFLVMYTAEKYFRFMVNMTVPFAFLFEMPAVVMFLTKLGIINPVRLQKARKLAYFILTIIAVTITPPDIVSDILVIVPLFLLYEISVSLSKFVYRKKLAQQEAA, from the coding sequence ATGCAGCAAACTGAAATGAACGTCGTCAGCCATCTGGCGGAATTGCGCAGCCGCCTGATTCGTACACTTGTGGCGTTCTTGGTCGCCTTCTGCGCTTCGTTTCTGTATGTCAAGGATTTGTATCGATGGCTCGTGCGCGGCCTGGAGGACAAGCTTGCCATTCTGGGTCCAACCGATATTATTTGGGTGTACTTGCTGATTGCCGGCGTCTTTGCCATTGCGGCCACGATCCCCGTCGCCGCCTACCAGACCTGGCGGTTTGTCAAGCCTGCCCTAACCCGGGAGGAGCAGCGTTCCACGCTCGCGTATGTGCCGGTATTGACCTTGCTTTTTCTCATCGGACTTTGCTTTGGCTATTTCATTCTCTTTCCGATGGTGCTTGAATTTCTGGAACGGATGTCCGGAGAATTTCTTGTGATGTACACGGCCGAGAAGTATTTCCGCTTCATGGTGAACATGACCGTGCCCTTTGCGTTCTTGTTCGAAATGCCGGCCGTTGTCATGTTTCTGACGAAGCTGGGCATCATCAACCCGGTTCGTCTTCAGAAAGCGCGCAAGCTCGCTTATTTCATACTGACCATTATAGCAGTTACGATTACACCGCCCGATATTGTATCGGACATCCTGGTCATCGTCCCCTTGTTCCTGCTTTATGAAATCAGCGTCAGCCTGTCCAAATTCGTCTACCGCAAAAAACTGGCGCAGCAGGAAGCGGCGTAA
- the tatA gene encoding twin-arginine translocase TatA/TatE family subunit — MPFGNIGIGGLILILIIALIIFGPSKLPELGRAFGRTLLEFKSATRELVNNDNKDETDASGKSLQAAEKNSH; from the coding sequence ATGCCCTTCGGCAATATTGGCATTGGCGGGCTTATACTGATATTAATCATAGCCCTAATCATATTCGGGCCTTCCAAGCTGCCAGAGCTTGGTCGCGCCTTCGGCCGCACGCTGCTCGAGTTCAAAAGCGCCACGCGCGAGCTCGTCAACAACGACAACAAGGATGAAACAGACGCTTCCGGCAAATCGCTGCAAGCAGCCGAGAAAAACTCGCACTGA
- a CDS encoding PhoX family protein — MNRRTFLTYLGSGAAALAAASAGLGSLTDKVQAATADHLFGFKTNRVSGYFNPIDPTDRDELVLPSGFKYDVIAAYGDVINEAGDTFGYNNDFTVFFPINGSNEEGLLWVNHEYTNPLWVEGEAVNGKLTNAQIEKLLYNQGGSILKVYRDQNGVWKMDPTSVYGRRVTGLTPFTLTGPAAGTPSVNGATSVQGTFANCSGGMTLWNTLLSCEENFERTASDAGLDDTHYGWVIEVDPFDANWQVRKHTALGRFNHENTAMGLSKDGRVVVYMGDDKRDACVYKFISNGKYDPAAGRNNSRLLEDGTLYVANMKKGAWVAMTIEAVRAAAEKASNKDELLAKFKTQGDVVVHAHDAAMLLGGTPTDRPEDVEISPFDNTLFIAHTNNDSHGNIHGHITRFFEENSDLGAMNFDFEIFAAGGRQSGFSAPDNLTFDASGNLWTVTDISSSSLNSGVFKSFKNNGMFVIPTTGPSTGEALQFASGPVESELTGPWFTPDERTLFLAVQHPGENTEDPSNPTSMWPHRPGDNQPRPAVVAITGFRLS, encoded by the coding sequence ATGAACCGCCGCACCTTCCTTACCTACCTCGGCAGCGGCGCAGCCGCATTGGCTGCAGCATCGGCTGGTCTCGGATCGCTGACTGACAAGGTACAAGCCGCAACAGCCGACCATCTGTTCGGCTTCAAGACAAATCGCGTCTCCGGTTATTTCAATCCCATTGATCCTACTGACAGAGATGAGCTGGTTCTGCCAAGCGGCTTCAAGTATGACGTTATCGCAGCTTATGGCGATGTGATCAATGAGGCAGGAGATACGTTCGGTTACAACAACGACTTCACCGTATTTTTCCCCATTAACGGTTCGAACGAGGAAGGGTTGCTTTGGGTCAACCATGAGTATACGAATCCATTGTGGGTGGAGGGCGAAGCCGTCAACGGCAAGCTGACGAACGCCCAAATTGAGAAGCTGCTCTATAATCAGGGCGGCTCTATTCTAAAGGTGTACCGGGATCAGAACGGCGTATGGAAGATGGATCCGACCTCGGTTTACGGCAGACGCGTAACAGGTCTGACTCCCTTCACGCTGACCGGCCCTGCAGCCGGCACGCCATCCGTCAACGGTGCAACAAGCGTGCAAGGAACGTTCGCCAACTGTTCGGGCGGCATGACTTTATGGAATACCCTGCTGTCCTGTGAGGAGAATTTCGAGAGAACTGCGAGCGATGCCGGGCTGGATGATACCCACTATGGCTGGGTTATCGAAGTGGATCCGTTCGATGCCAACTGGCAGGTACGCAAGCATACCGCGCTCGGCCGGTTCAACCACGAGAACACTGCAATGGGCCTGTCCAAGGATGGACGAGTCGTTGTGTACATGGGCGATGACAAAAGGGATGCCTGTGTCTACAAGTTTATCTCCAACGGCAAGTATGACCCCGCAGCTGGCAGAAACAACTCGAGGCTGTTGGAAGACGGCACGCTCTATGTGGCAAACATGAAAAAGGGCGCATGGGTGGCTATGACGATCGAGGCTGTACGTGCAGCAGCGGAAAAAGCCTCCAACAAGGACGAGCTGCTGGCGAAATTCAAGACACAAGGCGATGTAGTCGTACATGCGCACGATGCGGCCATGCTGCTCGGCGGAACGCCAACGGACCGTCCGGAAGACGTTGAAATCAGCCCGTTCGACAACACACTGTTCATTGCCCATACGAACAACGACAGCCATGGCAACATTCACGGCCATATTACCCGCTTCTTCGAGGAGAACAGTGACTTGGGCGCCATGAATTTCGACTTTGAAATCTTTGCGGCTGGCGGACGCCAAAGCGGCTTCTCCGCACCAGACAATCTGACCTTTGACGCAAGCGGAAACCTTTGGACAGTGACAGACATTTCCTCCAGCAGTCTGAACTCCGGGGTATTCAAATCATTCAAAAACAATGGCATGTTCGTTATCCCGACTACCGGACCGAGCACAGGAGAAGCGCTGCAGTTCGCCTCCGGACCGGTTGAATCAGAGCTGACCGGCCCTTGGTTCACGCCGGATGAGCGCACATTGTTCCTGGCTGTTCAGCATCCGGGTGAAAATACTGAAGATCCAAGCAATCCGACCAGCATGTGGCCGCACCGGCCAGGCGACAATCAACCTCGCCCTGCTGTTGTCGCCATCACAGGGTTCAGACTGAGCTAA
- a CDS encoding DUF2905 domain-containing protein: MNMSKLLIFAGIGLIVIGLLWPFASKFLHLGRLPGDIAIKKEGFSFYFPIVTCLVLSVVLSLVTYVIRWFMK, translated from the coding sequence ATGAATATGTCCAAGCTGCTTATTTTCGCCGGCATCGGTCTGATCGTGATTGGCTTGCTATGGCCATTCGCCAGCAAGTTTCTTCATCTTGGCCGTTTGCCCGGCGATATTGCCATCAAGAAAGAAGGGTTTTCTTTCTATTTCCCCATTGTCACCTGCCTCGTCTTAAGCGTCGTTCTCTCCCTCGTCACGTATGTCATCCGCTGGTTCATGAAATAG
- a CDS encoding LapA family protein, with translation MRMQWTLIAALVFALLITLFALANMDPVPVQYWFGQSADFPLILVILISALLGGLSIGSIGMVRQYRLQRQLRRLERQLAEQHGSDADGLQDLHASESEETLRSDPESEVNEPVDEHSQPSPIPPSEQKL, from the coding sequence ATGCGCATGCAATGGACACTGATTGCAGCACTTGTTTTTGCTTTATTAATCACGCTTTTTGCGCTAGCCAATATGGACCCTGTACCCGTCCAATACTGGTTCGGCCAATCTGCCGATTTCCCGCTTATTCTTGTAATCCTGATCTCCGCTTTGCTAGGGGGACTGAGTATTGGCTCCATCGGCATGGTACGCCAATATCGCCTGCAGCGGCAGCTTCGCCGTCTAGAGCGGCAGCTGGCTGAACAGCATGGAAGCGATGCCGACGGGTTGCAAGATCTGCATGCATCCGAGTCCGAGGAGACGCTTCGATCTGACCCTGAATCCGAAGTAAACGAGCCAGTTGACGAACATTCGCAACCTTCGCCCATTCCCCCAAGCGAGCAAAAGCTATAG
- the pepF gene encoding oligoendopeptidase F, whose amino-acid sequence MSQTSSQVTKRSDVPAEHRWKLEDLFANQNEWDQEYAIVKKQLDKVAEFQGTLKDASSVKACFELEDDISLHMERLYVYANMRHHEDTADPTYMALSEKAKKLSVEVSEALSFITPEILALPEETLKGFIDDPQLSAYKFTLEEMLRQKPHVLPKEQEALMAQVGNLSQAPNTIFGMINNADMKFPKVRDENGEERDLTHGSYIQFLESENREVRANAFKAMYDTYAKQKNTLAATLNANVTKNLFYAKVRNYPSALEMSLYGDNIPKEVYTNLIDTIHQHLPLLQRYLDLRQTMLGVDELHMYDLFAPLIEEAKMTIPYEEAQQKVIESLEPLGEEYLKVLKGSFEEGWIDIYENEGKRSGAYSWGAYGTHPYVLLNHKDNLNSMFTLAHEMGHAMHSYLSDTHLPYRDAQYTIFLAEVASTLNEALLMDYMLKRTEDPKSKMYLLTYYADQFRTTVFRQTMFAEFEKIIHEKAEQGEALTPQLLSDIYYELNKKYHGDRMVVDKDIAMEWARIPHFYTSFYVYKYATGFSAATSFSKQILEEGQPAVDRYLGFLKSGGSDFSINILKKAGVDMSSPKPIAEAMSVFESIIEEMEETAKLLK is encoded by the coding sequence ATGAGCCAGACCAGTAGCCAAGTAACCAAGCGCTCCGACGTGCCAGCAGAGCATCGTTGGAAGCTGGAGGATCTGTTCGCTAATCAGAACGAATGGGATCAGGAGTATGCAATCGTCAAGAAGCAACTGGACAAAGTAGCCGAATTTCAGGGCACGTTGAAAGATGCATCCAGTGTAAAGGCTTGTTTCGAGCTGGAGGACGACATCTCGCTGCATATGGAAAGACTTTATGTGTACGCCAACATGCGTCATCACGAAGATACAGCCGATCCAACCTATATGGCCTTGTCTGAAAAAGCCAAGAAGCTAAGCGTCGAAGTTAGCGAAGCCTTGTCTTTTATTACCCCGGAAATATTGGCGTTGCCTGAAGAGACGCTCAAGGGATTTATCGACGATCCTCAACTATCTGCTTACAAGTTTACACTGGAGGAAATGCTCCGCCAAAAACCGCATGTGCTCCCTAAAGAACAGGAAGCGCTCATGGCTCAAGTCGGCAACCTTTCACAAGCGCCTAACACGATTTTTGGCATGATCAACAATGCGGACATGAAGTTTCCTAAGGTACGGGACGAGAATGGAGAAGAACGCGATCTGACACACGGATCGTATATACAATTCCTCGAGAGTGAAAACCGCGAAGTGCGGGCAAATGCGTTCAAGGCGATGTACGATACATACGCCAAGCAGAAAAACACCCTTGCTGCTACGCTGAATGCGAATGTAACCAAAAACCTGTTTTATGCCAAGGTCCGCAATTATCCGTCTGCTTTGGAAATGTCCCTTTATGGCGACAACATTCCGAAGGAAGTGTATACGAACCTGATTGACACGATCCATCAACACCTGCCGCTTCTCCAGCGTTACTTGGATCTGCGCCAAACAATGCTCGGCGTAGACGAATTGCACATGTACGATCTGTTTGCTCCGCTCATTGAAGAAGCCAAGATGACCATTCCCTATGAGGAAGCGCAGCAAAAAGTGATTGAAAGCCTCGAGCCGCTCGGAGAGGAATACTTGAAGGTGCTGAAGGGCAGCTTTGAGGAAGGCTGGATCGATATTTACGAGAACGAAGGAAAGCGCAGCGGCGCCTACAGCTGGGGCGCATACGGCACCCATCCTTATGTGCTGCTCAACCACAAGGACAATCTGAACAGCATGTTCACCCTGGCGCACGAGATGGGCCATGCGATGCATTCGTACTTGTCGGATACCCATCTGCCGTATCGTGACGCGCAGTACACGATCTTCCTCGCAGAGGTAGCGTCTACACTGAACGAGGCGCTGCTGATGGACTACATGCTCAAGCGTACAGAAGATCCGAAGAGCAAGATGTACTTGCTCACCTACTATGCCGACCAGTTCCGCACTACCGTTTTCCGCCAGACGATGTTCGCCGAATTCGAGAAGATCATTCACGAAAAGGCCGAGCAAGGCGAGGCGCTTACTCCACAGTTGTTGAGCGACATTTACTATGAGCTGAACAAGAAATATCACGGCGATCGCATGGTCGTCGACAAGGATATCGCAATGGAATGGGCGCGCATCCCGCATTTCTACACCAGCTTCTATGTGTATAAATATGCGACGGGCTTCTCTGCCGCTACGAGCTTCTCGAAGCAAATTTTGGAGGAAGGGCAGCCGGCTGTGGACCGCTATTTGGGCTTCCTGAAGAGCGGCGGCAGCGACTTCTCGATTAACATCTTGAAAAAAGCCGGTGTCGATATGTCTTCGCCGAAGCCGATCGCCGAGGCGATGAGTGTGTTCGAATCGATCATCGAAGAAATGGAAGAGACAGCCAAGCTATTGAAGTAA
- a CDS encoding class I SAM-dependent methyltransferase, protein MSKETKRPASSLSKADEQAGNESRQPRYDQAGIAMTCRSYAEYAAMFDLGEDKSLLKGPVLDVAGGASSFAAELCEAGVEALAADPRYALSPKQILQEAEEEIRLSTAKLDQAREHFDWDYYGSLEQHEQLRRQSLERFGSHYSSESRQQAYVPASLPNLPFADDRFALVVCSHFLFLYGDVGNEDFHAQALSELLRVCRPSGEVRIYPLVSLPEFRPYPELDALLERLPQELVEARLVPSRLPFIPGSHTQLVLKKKG, encoded by the coding sequence ATGAGCAAGGAAACAAAGCGTCCCGCATCAAGCTTGAGCAAGGCAGATGAGCAAGCGGGAAATGAAAGCCGACAGCCCCGGTACGATCAGGCGGGCATTGCCATGACCTGCCGTTCGTATGCCGAGTATGCGGCAATGTTTGATCTTGGCGAGGACAAATCGCTGCTGAAAGGGCCTGTGCTGGATGTAGCCGGCGGAGCGTCATCCTTTGCAGCCGAGCTGTGCGAGGCAGGGGTAGAGGCTTTGGCCGCCGATCCGCGGTATGCGCTTTCGCCCAAGCAGATTTTGCAGGAAGCCGAAGAAGAAATTCGCCTGTCCACGGCCAAGCTGGATCAAGCAAGGGAGCATTTCGACTGGGACTATTACGGTTCGCTGGAGCAGCATGAACAGCTGCGCAGGCAGAGCTTGGAGCGATTTGGCAGCCATTACAGCTCGGAATCGCGCCAGCAGGCTTATGTGCCGGCTAGCTTGCCGAACCTTCCGTTTGCCGACGATCGATTTGCACTCGTTGTATGCAGTCACTTTTTGTTTCTGTACGGGGATGTTGGCAATGAGGACTTTCATGCACAAGCTCTTAGCGAGCTGTTGCGAGTGTGCCGCCCCAGCGGAGAAGTGCGGATATATCCTCTTGTCAGTCTGCCCGAGTTTCGTCCTTATCCAGAGTTGGACGCACTGCTGGAGAGGCTGCCCCAAGAGCTGGTCGAGGCAAGACTTGTCCCGTCGCGGCTGCCCTTTATCCCAGGCTCCCACACACAGCTGGTGCTGAAGAAGAAGGGATAA